The Cloeon dipterum chromosome X, ieCloDipt1.1, whole genome shotgun sequence genome includes a window with the following:
- the LOC135946306 gene encoding uncharacterized protein LOC135946306, which translates to MMLTSSTLLKTLLIVVLTKEAFTQLGSTVDADLTKYNYVVKVYRINSTREETTPAFFISPRYALSIYYVLNTNAKLYLVKTHDGRVFAPGRITYIGGEILLMKMCDSNVTQHFMSMETADHFNFTTNATAELIFYEGDVLKSKSAEAYSKDTCDADIDLVSDHGAMEEDEACSSNDPSPIGCKFIGDNAGTYKRIPALAVNGIAVAIIDHTHCDSESFYILPTYRKIIYYQNLILSAIP; encoded by the exons ATGATGTTGACCTCTTCGACTCTTCTTAAAACCTTGCTGATCGTTGTCCTCACTAAGGAGGCCTT CACTCAGCTTGGGTCAACCGTGGATGCTGATCTTACCAAGTACAACTATGTG GTGAAAGTCTACCGCATTAATTCAACGAGAGAGGAAACAACACCGGCATTTTTTATCAGCCCTAGATACGCACTGTCAATCTACTACGTACTTAA CACCAATGCAAAGCTGTATCTTGTAAAAACTCACGACGGAAGAGTGTTTGCTCCTGGGCGCATAACATACATCGGTGGCGAAATATTGCTCATGAAAATGTGCGATTCCAATGTAACTCAGCACTTCATGTCTATGGAAACAGCAGACCACTTTAACTTTACGACCAACGCTACTGCAGagctcattttttatgaaggagat GTGCTGAAGTCGAAAAGTGCGGAGGCATATTCTAAAGATACATGCGATGCCGACATCGATCTGGTGAGCGATCACGGTGCAATGGAAGAAGACGAAGCTTGCTCTAGTAACGACCCTTCGCCCATTGGTTGcaag TTCATAGGAGATAATGCGGGAACTTACAAACGTATTCCAGCCCTCGCAGTTAATGGTATTGCAGTCGCCATCATTGACCATACACATTGTGATAGTGAATCGTTTTATATACTTCCTACctatagaaaaataatctacTATCAAAACTTAATTCTTAGTGCTATTCCATGA
- the LOC135947182 gene encoding cytadherence high molecular weight protein 1-like — MILVLLTAGGVFLVVLYNLLFKKNTPIEDDKKNILPMSELPLSETYPPVRSEPPPLLSVHAPEIKVNVETTAAPAAPVEEVVVAAPAEAAVVFATPAQAVLPPQEENWVIEADELTVQSTGTEVLKVADLSTPSIASCSATLSEIDNTLKRLESRITSVVQDSNELTADEESYLLQNTQDLLLAREVAASAAPVSSENESAAAGKGDEEAANILRDVKPTAEETTVEISQPTSVSLADIEQQIIALAEKEVQFETKIEAEISDAVETVVTAEPEQKTSVEAEIVPAEVQTGIFQATPVAVAEEPVVETPVPTPSEVSPVEAVAPEPEPTAPLTPEKESVVAEIIESVNVSTVEITVTEPVAKASDPVLESVAPQADKVSVEAFKTDDSAEIPKAESPILESVVVPVTGTPETVVEPTPTLPISEVIAQESIPLAEAVVPVEEIPIAESVVETAAPTQVPEISLSESVNISVEEPKSIDAKEDPGSVEPFPAVEEVSSVSNISDSAAPGDIAAIPLESALETKAVVLETSFVPETHQLVHDISAELTDAVETLVLAEEPQKPTTEATSENVVEPLPVAVETAIEPVIEAPIESRVHEVVSSEPEIKSEEISEPMQPDAVSSKISETKSDELLVEAPAKSPSTPDNSPVVSVSIDMPKSTVNVSSVSEEVDSVINEAVDILEKRLTEQVEAAPEASKHEPQLDDISDNSPVTQTEIKEEKATESLVELVIEPPKESAGSVPESSADKAEIKLETLAAAEPLILDEAAKAEEKVEGTPKPAEVATSLLVDLSEPKAAVEVDLESFVVVPKEKQVTADIDNVYTLIAECQSGATKELAGSAPSDAPINSPTTTVSNPPTANEAANAPSANE; from the coding sequence ATGATTCTCGTGCTGCTAACAGCGGGCGGCGTTTTCCTCGTCGTCCTCTACAACCTGTTGTTCAAGAAAAACACCCCCATAGAAGATGACAAGAAGAACATCCTGCCCATGTCTGAGCTGCCTCTTTCGGAGACCTACCCCCCGGTAAGGAGCGAGCCACCTCCGTTGCTCTCGGTTCACGCGCCTGAAATTAAGGTAAACGTTGAGACCACCGCTGCCCCTGCCGCCCCCGTTGAAGAAGTCGTAGTCGCCGCCCCCGCGGAGGCCGCAGTCGTTTTTGCCACCCCTGCGCAGGCAGTGTTGCCTCCTCAGGAAGAGAACTGGGTAATTGAGGCCGACGAACTGACGGTGCAGTCGACCGGAACCGAGGTTTTGAAAGTAGCCGACCTGTCCACTCCGTCAATTGCTAGCTGCTCCGCCACGCTGAGCGAAATCGACAATACCCTGAAGAGGCTCGAGTCGCGGATCACCAGCGTCGTTCAGGACTCTAACGAGTTGACCGCTGACGAAGAGAGCTACCTGCTGCAAAACACGCAAGATCTACTTCTTGCTCGTGAGGTGGCCGCGAGTGCCGCTCCAGTTAGCAGCGAAAACGAAAGCGCGGCAGCTGGCAAGGGCGATGAGGAAGCCGCAAATATTTTGCGCGACGTGAAACCTACCGCTGAGGAAACAACAGTCGAAATCTCACAACCGACTTCAGTTAGTCTTGCCGACATTGAGCAACAGATTATTGCGCTTGCTGAAAAAGAAGTACAGTTCGAGACGAAAATTGAAGCTGAAATTTCTGACGCCGTAGAAACCGTGGTTACTGCTGAGCCGGAGCAGAAAACGAGTGTTGAAGCCGAGATTGTTCCTGCCGAGGTTCAAACTGGGATTTTCCAAGCAACTCCGGTCGCCGTCGCAGAAGAGCCCGTTGTGGAAACACCAGTACCAACACCATCAGAGGTTTCTCCTGTAGAAGCTGTTGCTCCTGAACCTGAGCCTACTGCTCCCTTAACTCCTGAGAAAGAATCTGTGGTTGCCGAAATTATTGAGTCAGTCAATGTTTCCACAGTCGAAATTACAGTGACAGAACCTGTGGCCAAAGCTTCTGATCCAGTCCTTGAAAGCGTTGCCCCACAAGCAGATAAGGTTTCTGTCGAAGCTTTCAAGACTGATGACTCAGCTGAAATACCAAAAGCTGAGTCTCCTATTCTTGAATCGGTCGTGGTACCTGTTACTGGAACTCCTGAGACAGTCGTGGAACCAACTCCAACTTTACCTATTTCCGAAGTCATCGCTCAAGAATCAATCCCACTTGCCGAGGCAGTGGTACCTGTCGAGGAAATCCCTATCGCTGAATCTGTAGTCGAAACTGCTGCTCCTACACAAGTCCCCGAAATTTCTTTGTCAGAATCGGTTAACATATCTGTCGAAGAGCCAAAATCAATCGATGCTAAAGAAGATCCAGGATCCGTTGAGCCATTTCCAGCTGTCGAGGAGGTTTCCTCTGTTTCAAACATTTCTGACTCTGCTGCTCCTGGGGATATCGCTGCTATACCGTTGGAGTCGGCTCTTGAGACGAAAGCCGTTGTCTTAGAAACAAGTTTTGTCCCAGAAACACATCAGCTCGTTCACGACATTTCGGCTGAATTGACCGACGCTGTCGAAACGTTGGTGTTGGCAGAGGAACCTCAAAAGCCTACCACTGAAGCTACAAGCGAAAATGTGGTAGAGCCTCTGCCAGTCGCAGTTGAAACTGCTATTGAGCCCGTCATAGAGGCACCAATTGAAAGCAGAGTGCACGAGGTCGTGTCGTCTGAACCTGAAATAAAGTCGGAAGAGATTTCGGAGCCTATGCAACCTGACGCTGTTTCTTCTAAAATTTCCGAAACTAAATCTGACGAGCTTTTGGTGGAGGCGCCAGCTAAGTCCCCAAGCACTCCGGATAATTCTCCTGTTGTATCAGTCAGCATAGACATGCCAAAATCAACTGTCAACGTTTCAAGTGTGTCAGAAGAGGTAGATTCCGTAATTAACGAGGCCGTCGACATCTTGGAAAAACGTCTGACTGAGCAGGTCGAGGCAGCCCCAGAGGCTTCAAAACACGAGCCTCAGTTAGACGACATCTCTGACAATAGTCCAGTGACTCAAACTGAAATTAAGGAGGAAAAAGCAACCGAATCGCTGGTGGAGCTCGTCATCGAACCTCCAAAAGAGAGTGCTGGCAGTGTGCCCGAGAGCAGTGCAGACAAAGCCGAAATTAAACTGGAAACACTTGCAGCCGCCGAGCCTTTAATTTTGGACGAGGCTGCCAAAGCCGAGGAAAAAGTCGAGGGAACTCCAAAGCCCGCCGAAGTCGCGACCTCGCTCTTGGTCGATTTGAGCGAGCCAAAGGCGGCCGTCGAGGTCGACCTGGAGTCGTTTGTGGTGGTGCCTAAGGAGAAACAAGTGACCGCTGACATTGATAACGTGTACACCTTGATTGCCGAGTGCCAGAGCGGTGCAACCAAGGAGCTAGCAGGAAGTGCACCCTCGGACGCACCTATTAATAGCCCAACGACGACCGTTTCGAATCCACCCACAGCCAACGAAGCCGCCAACGCACCTAGCGctaatgaatga